One Nocardia farcinica genomic region harbors:
- a CDS encoding MlaD family protein: MRTPRAAAVRLLGLLAVVIAILLLVVAAITRPVGGETLVYHAEFGDVFGLQDDADVRVRGVQVGKITGISLTDEHRALVRFTLRTEHRLRAGDRLAIRFQNLTGQRYLAVLPAETPGAPLDPAAPVRDTIDSFDITTVFNGLRPLLREADPQVYNRFARNLVAMIEGTGSDLTPLLRDLGALASYAEDRTAVIATIVTNLDGLAQKLRGRSANLENILRVFHSIFMPVASRMEEFLSLMEKGSVEMSEIVRSADALGRLLLGARDSSDAMTERIRQAIPDTTAAVRSLTALPGLLASLTALIPRSEPRNRCADGTLTPPVAAAVLVQGRHLTVCEGSR; this comes from the coding sequence ATGAGAACACCGCGCGCCGCCGCCGTCCGCCTGCTGGGCCTGCTGGCCGTCGTGATCGCGATCCTGCTGCTCGTCGTCGCCGCCATCACCCGCCCGGTCGGCGGCGAAACCCTGGTCTACCACGCCGAATTCGGTGACGTGTTCGGGTTGCAGGACGACGCCGACGTGCGGGTGCGCGGAGTGCAGGTCGGCAAGATCACCGGCATCTCGCTCACCGACGAGCACCGCGCCCTGGTCCGGTTCACCCTGCGCACCGAGCACCGGCTGCGCGCGGGCGACCGGCTGGCCATCCGCTTCCAGAACCTCACCGGCCAGCGCTACCTCGCGGTGCTGCCCGCCGAGACCCCCGGCGCACCGCTGGACCCGGCCGCACCGGTGCGCGACACCATCGACTCCTTCGACATCACCACCGTGTTCAACGGCCTGCGCCCGCTGCTGCGCGAGGCCGACCCGCAGGTGTACAACCGGTTCGCCCGAAACCTGGTCGCGATGATCGAGGGCACCGGCAGCGACCTCACCCCGCTGCTGCGCGATCTGGGCGCGCTGGCCTCCTACGCCGAGGACCGCACCGCCGTCATCGCCACCATCGTCACCAATCTCGACGGCCTGGCGCAGAAACTGCGCGGCCGCTCGGCGAACCTGGAGAACATCCTGCGGGTGTTCCACTCGATCTTCATGCCGGTGGCCAGCCGGATGGAGGAGTTCCTGAGCCTGATGGAGAAGGGCTCGGTGGAGATGAGCGAGATCGTGCGCTCGGCCGACGCCCTGGGCCGGCTGCTGCTCGGCGCCCGCGACAGCTCCGACGCCATGACCGAACGCATCCGCCAAGCCATTCCCGACACCACCGCGGCCGTGCGCTCGCTGACCGCGCTGCCGGGCCTGCTGGCCTCGCTGACCGCGCTCATCCCGCGATCGGAGCCACGGAACCGCTGCGCCGACGGCACACTCACCCCGCCGGTGGCCGCCGCCGTCCTGGTCCAGGGCAGGCACCTGACCGTGTGCGAGGGGAGCCGATGA
- a CDS encoding oxygenase MpaB family protein, with translation MTTNAALPVVSETDTAPGGSATADRVRPEVLAEFRKHTASVLTGVFVASAFDQVALVPVAAAVDRSGRFAANFADRGVRSGASGILALWGDPVDRKAEAEWLKERHRDVHGHGKGAYRDVRYSALNPKTWVWIGVSGMFVPLNTFTYCTGIELRPAEQEAAYQMMRETFAELELASKSGKLPADLAAARRYYDDMVEHELATNPFLVQEFAKLTRLPLPTLGISPVVRAVLLPLWLLIRPLVGHVIQVCSAQAMHPGVRRLVGFDLKRRHDIEFAVYVRVLQTAWRFLPDRLLLAPLAYNRLQYEKLVRAHRKYALDTFAVPSNESGCPI, from the coding sequence ATGACAACGAACGCAGCGTTGCCCGTTGTTTCCGAAACCGACACCGCCCCCGGCGGATCCGCGACCGCGGATCGGGTCCGTCCCGAAGTGCTCGCCGAATTCCGCAAGCACACCGCCAGCGTGCTCACCGGCGTGTTCGTCGCGTCGGCCTTCGATCAGGTCGCGCTGGTCCCGGTCGCGGCGGCGGTGGATCGCAGCGGCCGCTTCGCCGCCAACTTCGCCGACCGCGGTGTGCGCAGCGGCGCCTCGGGCATCCTCGCGCTGTGGGGCGACCCGGTCGATCGCAAGGCCGAAGCGGAATGGCTCAAGGAACGTCACCGCGACGTGCACGGACACGGCAAGGGCGCCTATCGCGACGTGCGCTACAGCGCGCTGAACCCCAAGACCTGGGTGTGGATCGGGGTGAGCGGCATGTTCGTGCCGCTGAACACCTTCACCTACTGCACCGGCATCGAGCTGCGGCCCGCGGAGCAGGAGGCGGCCTATCAGATGATGCGCGAAACCTTCGCCGAGCTGGAGCTGGCCTCGAAGTCGGGCAAGCTGCCCGCGGACCTGGCGGCGGCACGGCGGTACTACGACGACATGGTCGAACACGAACTGGCCACCAATCCCTTCCTGGTGCAGGAGTTCGCCAAGCTGACCCGGTTGCCGCTGCCGACGCTGGGGATCTCGCCGGTGGTGCGCGCGGTGCTGCTGCCGTTGTGGTTGCTGATCCGGCCGCTGGTGGGCCACGTCATCCAGGTGTGCTCGGCCCAGGCGATGCATCCCGGGGTGCGGCGGCTGGTCGGTTTCGACCTGAAGCGCAGGCACGACATCGAATTCGCGGTGTACGTGCGGGTGTTGCAGACGGCGTGGCGGTTCCTGCCCGATCGGTTGCTGCTGGCTCCGCTGGCCTACAACCGGCTCCAGTACGAGAAGCTGGTGCGCGCGCACCGCAAATACGCGCTCGACACCTTCGCCGTGCCGTCGAACGAATCGGGCTGCCCGATCTGA
- a CDS encoding oxygenase MpaB family protein produces the protein MTTAADKSVPRIPRASTARTPAPAPRVWVGEDAEPIELVAPDSLTAEMVGHWTYLILEGAAFAMQGMHPVIREVTDRYSVARTDPGGRAIRSVDSVLRWTYGGLEAVQEGRRLRSLHEPLTMRGSDGKRIGALNADAYQWVIATAYVTTAKAGPLLIGREFTATELDELLADNIRIAKILQVPMKGYPQTRAEFDAYYERMVNEVLRADEAMRTEFALMRAGDSEQLRAMPFPRRQIARTMARPVLRFTYLSIVGLLDPRLRAMIGVDWSPQEQRTLEQIYAWIRLAYRVLPERLTYFPIAYHARKHHRSILKMKERELKSAAYKVRPKQV, from the coding sequence ATGACCACTGCCGCCGACAAGTCCGTGCCGCGCATCCCCCGCGCGAGCACCGCCCGGACCCCCGCGCCCGCGCCGCGGGTGTGGGTGGGCGAGGACGCCGAGCCCATCGAACTGGTCGCGCCGGATTCGCTCACCGCGGAGATGGTGGGCCACTGGACCTACCTCATCCTGGAAGGCGCGGCGTTCGCCATGCAGGGCATGCACCCGGTGATCCGCGAAGTGACCGACCGCTATTCGGTGGCGCGTACCGACCCGGGCGGGCGCGCGATCCGCTCGGTGGACTCGGTGCTGCGCTGGACCTACGGCGGTCTGGAGGCGGTGCAGGAAGGCAGGCGGTTGCGCTCGCTGCACGAACCGCTGACGATGCGCGGCAGCGACGGCAAGCGCATCGGTGCGTTGAACGCCGACGCCTACCAGTGGGTGATCGCCACCGCCTACGTCACCACCGCCAAGGCAGGCCCGCTGTTGATCGGGCGTGAGTTCACCGCCACCGAACTCGACGAGCTGCTGGCCGACAACATCCGCATCGCCAAGATCCTGCAGGTGCCGATGAAGGGCTATCCGCAGACCCGCGCGGAGTTCGACGCCTACTACGAGCGCATGGTGAACGAGGTGCTGCGCGCCGACGAGGCGATGCGCACCGAGTTCGCGCTGATGCGCGCCGGGGACAGCGAGCAGTTGCGGGCGATGCCGTTCCCGCGCAGGCAGATCGCGCGCACAATGGCCAGGCCGGTGCTGCGTTTCACCTACCTGTCGATCGTGGGCCTGCTCGATCCCCGGTTGCGGGCGATGATCGGGGTGGACTGGTCGCCGCAGGAGCAGCGCACCCTCGAACAGATCTATGCCTGGATCCGGCTGGCCTACCGGGTGTTGCCCGAACGGCTGACCTACTTCCCGATCGCCTACCACGCCCGCAAACACCATCGGAGCATCCTGAAGATGAAGGAGCGGGAGCTGAAGTCGGCCGCCTACAAGGTGCGGCCCAAGCAGGTGTAG
- a CDS encoding MlaD family protein: MRAHRTRALPALLVLAAVAALVTAVAAVRLERTPTRALCALFDTTFGLYADAPVTVRGVTVGRVHAIVPEGGHVRVEMTVERRRLSEHTVATVVNASLLTDRRVELVDSDGPGAELPAEGCLPTDRTRTPVGVAEALGSFSRIAEDLTRPAADGTTPLSALLAGADRELSGLGPELDQQLRSLSHLLAAPEVFGAELGALLDNSAELSRFVTAEWADIKTSMITFGPGLELLERTLVIVKILVGKLAAALGPLDRAFNHHFPYLMDALEQSVPLVTLARTEAESAQDLLATIPGVITMLQRMIDGGGGLAVEYRSPALCPAPDPALCEAVGAQAARVPVPLAVLAGVGGAR, encoded by the coding sequence ATGCGCGCCCACCGGACCCGGGCGCTGCCCGCCCTGCTCGTGCTCGCCGCGGTGGCGGCGCTGGTCACCGCGGTGGCCGCGGTGCGCCTCGAACGCACCCCCACCCGCGCGCTGTGCGCCCTGTTCGACACCACCTTCGGCCTCTACGCCGACGCCCCGGTCACCGTCCGCGGCGTCACCGTCGGCCGGGTGCACGCGATCGTGCCCGAGGGCGGGCACGTGCGGGTGGAGATGACCGTCGAACGGCGGCGCCTGTCCGAGCACACCGTCGCCACGGTGGTGAACGCCTCGCTGCTCACCGACCGCCGCGTCGAACTCGTCGACAGCGACGGCCCCGGCGCCGAACTGCCCGCCGAGGGCTGCCTGCCCACCGACCGCACCCGCACCCCGGTCGGCGTCGCCGAGGCGCTGGGCTCGTTCTCCCGCATCGCCGAGGACCTCACCCGCCCCGCCGCCGACGGCACCACCCCGCTGAGCGCGCTGCTCGCCGGAGCCGATCGGGAACTGAGCGGCCTCGGCCCCGAACTGGACCAGCAGCTGCGCTCGCTGTCGCACCTGCTGGCCGCGCCGGAGGTCTTCGGCGCCGAACTCGGTGCACTGCTGGACAATTCGGCCGAACTGAGCCGGTTCGTCACCGCCGAGTGGGCCGACATCAAAACCTCGATGATCACCTTCGGCCCCGGTCTGGAACTGCTCGAACGCACGCTGGTGATCGTCAAGATCCTCGTCGGCAAGCTCGCCGCCGCGCTCGGGCCCCTCGACCGCGCCTTCAACCACCACTTCCCGTACCTGATGGACGCGCTCGAACAGTCGGTGCCGCTGGTCACGCTGGCGCGCACCGAAGCCGAATCCGCCCAGGACCTGCTGGCCACCATTCCGGGGGTGATCACCATGCTGCAGCGCATGATCGACGGCGGCGGGGGACTCGCCGTCGAGTACCGCTCGCCCGCGCTGTGCCCGGCGCCCGACCCCGCGCTGTGCGAGGCGGTCGGCGCGCAGGCCGCCCGGGTGCCCGTGCCGCTGGCCGTGCTGGCGGGTGTGGGAGGTGCGCGATGA
- a CDS encoding MlaE family ABC transporter permease → MLSAVRTFGRTVRLGVRATVLAATDLAAGRFPLREAVVQAWFFASVSLLPAILISLPMGVVIAVQVGSLTENVGAGSMAGAVGGMGVMQQIAPLAAALLVGGAGASAIASDLGARTIREEIDALRTMGIDPHRRLVAPRVVAMTAVAPMLAVLVILMSILASFLVASVGQGVAPGSYWLSFGSFASVTDLVICLGKSAVFGYLVAVIASQRGLQAQGGPKGVADCVNAAVVLGLLACLVVNLIITQIVLLFVPMGLL, encoded by the coding sequence ATCCTGTCCGCGGTCCGCACTTTCGGCCGCACGGTGCGCCTCGGGGTGCGTGCCACCGTCCTCGCGGCCACCGACCTGGCGGCGGGCCGGTTCCCGCTGCGGGAAGCGGTGGTGCAGGCGTGGTTCTTCGCCTCGGTGTCCCTGCTGCCGGCGATCCTGATCTCGCTGCCGATGGGCGTGGTGATAGCCGTGCAGGTCGGCAGTCTCACCGAGAACGTCGGCGCGGGCTCGATGGCCGGCGCGGTGGGCGGCATGGGCGTCATGCAGCAGATCGCGCCGTTGGCGGCGGCACTGCTGGTCGGCGGCGCGGGCGCCTCGGCGATCGCCTCCGACCTGGGCGCGCGCACCATCCGCGAGGAGATCGACGCACTGCGCACGATGGGCATCGACCCGCATCGCCGCCTGGTCGCCCCGCGCGTGGTGGCGATGACCGCGGTGGCGCCGATGCTGGCGGTGCTGGTGATCCTGATGAGCATCCTGGCCAGCTTCCTGGTGGCCTCGGTCGGCCAGGGCGTGGCACCCGGCTCGTACTGGCTGTCCTTCGGCAGCTTCGCCAGTGTCACCGACCTGGTGATCTGCCTGGGCAAGTCGGCGGTGTTCGGCTACCTGGTGGCGGTGATCGCCAGCCAGCGGGGGTTGCAGGCGCAGGGCGGGCCGAAGGGCGTGGCCGACTGCGTGAACGCCGCGGTGGTGCTGGGCCTGCTCGCCTGCCTGGTGGTGAATCTGATCATCACCCAGATCGTGCTGCTGTTCGTCCCGATGGGGTTGTTGTGA
- a CDS encoding MlaD family protein, translating to MGDRARRLPTLGGEEVAPRAQTVWALVSVVVLALAFGAVAALYTHPPGSHTHRMLLPETGGLGVGDGVRIAGVPVGRVTAVRLGEGQVEVSFTVDADRHLGDRTAADIRMLTPVGGLYVALLPSGDAPLREPIPAARARLPFVVGDLVEQGAAVADEVDTQALRTTLDAAARAVTGAPGAVREAVSALGQVVGALAEQRDQVQGLLELSNEYLATARANEVLAAEVIRAYAVLGPQIVAARTEVQIFADKMTAVVGLLFDFLAGPYAESLEPLFFPLEQSADLGRELLATIDGVLAELRGTLEQLAALAGPQGRALIDQSGLTVHRPDVCLPVPGAGC from the coding sequence ATGGGCGATCGAGCACGCAGGCTGCCCACGCTGGGCGGCGAGGAGGTCGCACCCCGCGCGCAGACGGTGTGGGCGCTGGTGAGCGTGGTGGTGCTCGCGCTGGCCTTCGGCGCGGTCGCGGCGCTCTACACCCATCCGCCCGGCAGCCACACCCACCGCATGCTGCTGCCCGAGACCGGCGGGCTCGGCGTCGGCGACGGCGTCCGGATCGCCGGCGTGCCGGTCGGGCGCGTGACGGCAGTGCGACTGGGGGAGGGGCAGGTCGAGGTGAGCTTCACCGTCGACGCCGACCGGCATCTCGGCGACCGCACCGCGGCCGACATCCGGATGCTCACCCCGGTCGGCGGACTGTATGTGGCACTACTGCCCTCCGGGGACGCGCCGCTGCGCGAACCGATCCCGGCCGCACGAGCCCGGCTGCCGTTCGTCGTCGGGGACCTGGTGGAACAGGGCGCCGCGGTCGCCGACGAAGTCGACACCCAGGCGCTGCGCACCACCCTCGACGCCGCCGCCCGCGCGGTGACCGGTGCCCCCGGTGCGGTCCGCGAGGCCGTCTCGGCGCTCGGGCAGGTGGTCGGCGCACTGGCTGAACAACGCGACCAGGTGCAGGGCCTACTCGAGCTGTCCAACGAATACCTGGCCACCGCCCGCGCCAACGAGGTACTCGCCGCCGAGGTGATCCGCGCCTACGCGGTGCTCGGCCCGCAGATCGTGGCCGCCCGCACCGAGGTGCAGATCTTCGCCGACAAGATGACCGCGGTCGTCGGCCTGCTGTTCGACTTTCTCGCCGGCCCCTACGCCGAGAGCCTGGAACCGCTGTTCTTCCCGCTCGAGCAGAGCGCCGATCTGGGCCGCGAACTGCTCGCCACCATCGACGGTGTGCTCGCCGAACTGCGCGGCACCCTCGAACAGCTCGCCGCGCTGGCCGGGCCGCAGGGCCGGGCGCTCATCGACCAGAGCGGCCTGACGGTGCACCGGCCCGACGTGTGCCTGCCGGTGCCGGGAGCGGGGTGCTGA
- a CDS encoding MlaD family protein, which yields MTRIPARYSALVLILVTVLGVGYLALGVLRIDPTVRHNHVSVRMDHAAGLTPGASVVYRGVDIGTVEAVDSVPGGVEIRLSYDRAHRIPADAAMAVETLSALGEPVFAFLPADTDSADESADGGTVFADGGAVLADGDELRGTVTAPTSVPELLATSSTLLSQTDTDTVVRLLETFTAAVEHADTTAPALARAADVLARTLAVHQPSLEAVLRNLMALLPDVDWMKPVLTAAPPQLDAFGDTLGVSYEFLFEGSALLRGREVLGSWREEQQRFVDFLARLAPELGALGVALRPVTTATGPALGALDLATLLDQAMTALPGDHLRITLQPPVDQGPP from the coding sequence GTGACCCGCATCCCCGCCCGCTACTCCGCCCTGGTCCTGATCCTGGTGACCGTGCTCGGCGTCGGCTATCTCGCCCTCGGTGTGCTGCGCATCGATCCGACGGTGCGGCACAACCACGTCAGCGTCCGGATGGACCACGCGGCCGGGCTGACGCCGGGAGCGAGCGTGGTGTACCGGGGTGTGGACATCGGCACGGTCGAAGCGGTCGACAGCGTGCCCGGCGGCGTCGAGATCCGGCTCTCCTACGATCGCGCCCACCGCATCCCGGCCGACGCGGCCATGGCCGTGGAGACCCTCTCGGCGCTCGGCGAGCCGGTGTTCGCCTTCCTGCCCGCCGACACCGACTCCGCGGACGAATCCGCCGACGGCGGTACGGTATTCGCCGACGGCGGTGCCGTTCTCGCCGACGGTGACGAGCTCAGGGGCACCGTCACCGCACCCACCTCGGTGCCCGAACTGCTGGCCACGTCCTCGACGTTGCTGAGCCAGACCGACACCGACACCGTGGTCCGGCTGCTGGAGACCTTCACCGCCGCCGTCGAACACGCGGACACCACCGCGCCCGCGCTGGCCCGCGCCGCCGACGTGCTCGCCCGCACCCTGGCGGTGCACCAGCCCTCGCTCGAGGCGGTGCTGCGCAACCTGATGGCGCTGCTGCCCGACGTGGACTGGATGAAGCCGGTGCTCACCGCCGCCCCACCGCAGCTGGACGCCTTCGGTGACACCCTCGGCGTCTCCTACGAGTTCCTGTTCGAGGGTTCGGCGCTGTTGCGCGGCCGCGAAGTCCTCGGCTCCTGGCGCGAGGAACAGCAACGCTTCGTCGACTTCCTGGCCCGCCTCGCCCCCGAACTCGGTGCGCTCGGCGTCGCCCTGCGACCGGTCACCACCGCCACCGGCCCCGCCCTTGGCGCACTCGACCTGGCCACCCTGCTCGATCAGGCCATGACCGCACTGCCCGGCGACCACCTGCGCATCACGCTCCAACCCCCCGTCGACCAAGGACCACCATGA
- a CDS encoding Mce family protein: MSRASMFSERGPGRTGLRLRGLVLLAALILLTGAVWRSVPPDRAGQAGFDLVAATLGDGVGVDTPVRLRGRTVGAVVAVAPLGVDRRRVSIGIEAPRLAELSTAMQTRFVSANLFGSTALELVPMPGGQPLSEGMVLDVGDRVDNFTVTGILRESGRAVTEVLTPRLAAALEDAADLTEAGAPLLGAALLVARTWQRVERVPLAQALPAVADATEGAAAFTPSALGILTALASVEELDDDVHIGQASDTISEVSNLVFAFAGQLVGALGPTSDAVDMLLDTLIPLNQAVRGVTPAQVGALTDRLDGALHGDGDGVVLDVEVLIAAMPAFALPLAATAGAHR, encoded by the coding sequence ATGAGCCGGGCGTCGATGTTCTCCGAGCGCGGACCGGGCCGGACCGGGCTGCGGCTGCGCGGACTGGTGCTGCTGGCCGCGCTGATCCTGCTCACCGGCGCGGTGTGGCGCAGCGTGCCACCCGATCGGGCCGGGCAGGCCGGGTTCGACCTGGTCGCGGCCACTCTCGGCGACGGAGTCGGGGTGGACACCCCGGTCCGGCTGCGCGGACGCACCGTCGGCGCGGTCGTGGCGGTCGCGCCGCTGGGCGTGGACCGGCGGCGGGTCTCCATCGGCATCGAAGCGCCGCGGCTGGCCGAGCTGAGCACCGCGATGCAGACCCGCTTCGTCTCGGCCAACCTGTTCGGCTCCACCGCCCTGGAGCTGGTGCCGATGCCCGGCGGGCAGCCGCTGAGCGAAGGCATGGTCCTCGACGTCGGCGACCGGGTGGACAACTTCACCGTCACCGGCATCCTGCGCGAATCCGGCCGCGCGGTCACCGAAGTGCTCACCCCGCGGCTGGCCGCGGCGCTGGAGGACGCGGCCGACCTCACCGAAGCCGGTGCGCCGCTGCTCGGCGCGGCGCTGCTGGTCGCGCGCACCTGGCAGCGCGTCGAACGCGTCCCGCTCGCGCAGGCGCTGCCAGCGGTCGCCGACGCCACCGAGGGCGCGGCCGCGTTCACTCCCTCGGCGCTGGGCATCCTCACCGCCCTGGCCTCGGTCGAGGAGCTCGACGACGACGTCCACATCGGCCAGGCCTCCGACACCATCTCCGAGGTCTCCAACCTGGTGTTCGCCTTCGCCGGGCAACTCGTCGGCGCGCTCGGCCCCACCTCCGACGCCGTCGACATGCTGCTGGACACGCTGATCCCGCTGAACCAGGCCGTGCGCGGGGTGACCCCGGCGCAGGTCGGCGCCCTCACCGACCGCCTCGACGGCGCCCTGCACGGCGACGGCGACGGCGTCGTGCTCGACGTGGAGGTACTGATCGCGGCGATGCCGGCGTTCGCGCTGCCGCTGGCGGCCACCGCGGGGGCGCACCGATGA
- a CDS encoding TetR/AcrR family transcriptional regulator, with the protein MAALDARSRRIVDAARDCFAEVGFEETTMVRIAELAGVGVATVYRRFGTKSALVRYALMAESQRVGLIMAEAVRRSAGPVSALAEMFAAFVSEARAPRLLTRSLRVSSAAGELTSFLTGDEFIEQGRALVARFLSHWQRRGELGDFDTDVVAELFVRLTMSFISNPRGVLPLDDAAAARQFARRFLAPLLFPHPGGR; encoded by the coding sequence CTGGCCGCACTCGATGCCCGCTCACGCCGCATCGTCGACGCCGCCCGCGACTGCTTCGCCGAAGTCGGCTTCGAGGAGACCACCATGGTCCGCATCGCCGAACTCGCCGGCGTCGGCGTGGCCACGGTCTATCGGCGGTTCGGCACCAAATCGGCGCTCGTGCGCTACGCGCTGATGGCCGAATCCCAACGCGTCGGGCTGATCATGGCCGAGGCGGTGCGGCGTTCGGCCGGACCGGTCAGCGCCCTGGCGGAGATGTTCGCCGCCTTCGTCAGCGAGGCCCGCGCGCCCCGGCTGCTCACCCGCAGCCTGCGGGTCTCCTCCGCGGCGGGCGAACTGACCAGCTTCCTCACCGGCGACGAGTTCATCGAACAGGGCCGCGCCCTGGTCGCCCGGTTCCTCTCGCACTGGCAACGGCGCGGTGAACTCGGCGATTTCGACACCGACGTGGTCGCCGAACTGTTCGTCCGGCTGACCATGTCGTTCATCTCCAACCCGCGCGGGGTGCTGCCGCTGGACGACGCCGCGGCGGCCCGGCAGTTCGCCCGCCGCTTCCTGGCACCGCTGCTGTTCCCGCACCCCGGCGGCCGGTGA
- a CDS encoding LysR family transcriptional regulator — protein MSGVEPRELEAFLALADELHFGRAAARLYLSQSRVSQLLRALEQRIGGRLVERTSRTVRLTPLGAEFAAQLRPAYAALRSVLEAARAAAGGVDGVLRLGFQGASDEHLMRAVERFATRYPGCRLELTEIPLADPFGALRRGEIDLAVVLLPMGERDLVLGPVFDGQQQMLALPSGHRLAGREAVTAEELAGCPLVGLRGPAPDYWRLAQAPDRTPSGRTIPAGPAVATLEEGLATVAAGTAAMLLCHPTAESHRRRAVSFVPVRGLPVSRLGLVWRREHETARVRAFSETLALVLGHQPPDATDLPAGSRAAAPRVCGIGAPVRA, from the coding sequence GTGAGCGGTGTCGAACCACGGGAACTGGAGGCGTTTCTCGCCCTCGCCGACGAACTGCACTTCGGTCGCGCCGCCGCCCGCCTCTACCTGTCCCAGAGCCGGGTGAGCCAGCTGCTGCGCGCGCTCGAGCAGCGTATCGGCGGGCGGCTGGTGGAACGCACCAGCCGAACCGTGCGGCTCACGCCGTTGGGCGCGGAGTTCGCCGCGCAGCTGCGGCCCGCCTATGCCGCGCTGCGGTCGGTGCTCGAGGCCGCGCGGGCCGCCGCGGGCGGCGTGGACGGGGTGCTGCGGCTGGGCTTCCAGGGCGCCTCCGACGAGCACCTGATGCGGGCGGTGGAACGGTTCGCGACCCGATACCCGGGCTGCCGGCTGGAATTGACCGAGATCCCGCTCGCGGACCCGTTCGGCGCACTGCGGCGCGGCGAGATCGATCTGGCGGTGGTGCTGCTGCCGATGGGCGAACGCGACCTGGTGCTGGGCCCGGTGTTCGACGGGCAGCAGCAGATGCTGGCGCTGCCGTCCGGGCATCGGCTGGCCGGGCGCGAGGCCGTGACCGCGGAGGAACTCGCCGGCTGCCCGCTGGTCGGACTCCGCGGTCCCGCACCGGACTACTGGCGGCTCGCTCAAGCCCCCGATCGCACCCCCAGCGGGCGCACCATACCGGCCGGCCCGGCGGTGGCGACCCTCGAGGAAGGACTGGCCACGGTCGCCGCCGGCACGGCGGCGATGCTGCTGTGCCATCCGACGGCGGAATCGCATCGCCGTCGGGCGGTCAGCTTCGTCCCGGTCCGCGGCCTGCCGGTGTCGCGGCTGGGCCTGGTGTGGCGGCGCGAGCACGAAACGGCGCGGGTGCGCGCGTTTTCCGAGACGCTGGCCCTGGTCCTCGGCCACCAGCCGCCCGACGCCACCGACTTGCCTGCGGGATCGCGCGCCGCGGCGCCCCGCGTCTGCGGCATCGGGGCGCCGGTGCGGGCCTGA
- a CDS encoding MlaD family protein produces MRVFAPSEAGRGARRWRIGVLALALVVVGCGFDPSDHTLPGTGVRGAHYRLVVEFESLLSLPAGATVRSNGAEVGAVEQIRLDGHAALADLDIRAEVGLPVGTRAELRQTTVLGDIYIALLPPPHPGTDLLRDGDRIPLRDTETGPQIEQILERMAAFVNGGSATRTQDALEQLVAMMPADPAETSSLAAQLGTDLAATVEHLPDLDRMIAATDAVSARLHRMREEVGFLFSETARRRLDRVPQFMTAVLNVVIDVNTLTTGLDWLIPRLPHINEALEKAATLLREPSPDASTWAGNGARLSELMTGKVVPFLGAPALNVRRIGVTGSPSGEVDALILLRLIGVLP; encoded by the coding sequence ATGAGGGTGTTCGCGCCATCCGAGGCCGGGCGCGGTGCCCGCCGGTGGCGGATCGGGGTGCTGGCACTGGCGCTGGTGGTGGTCGGGTGCGGGTTCGACCCCAGCGATCACACCCTGCCCGGCACCGGGGTACGCGGCGCGCACTACCGGCTCGTGGTCGAATTCGAATCGCTGCTGAGCCTGCCCGCGGGGGCGACGGTGCGCAGCAACGGCGCCGAGGTCGGCGCGGTCGAGCAGATCCGGTTGGACGGCCACGCCGCCCTGGCCGACCTCGACATCCGCGCCGAGGTCGGGCTGCCTGTCGGCACCCGCGCCGAACTGCGGCAGACCACCGTCCTCGGCGACATCTACATCGCGCTGCTGCCCCCGCCCCACCCCGGCACCGACCTGCTGCGCGACGGCGACCGGATCCCGCTGCGCGACACCGAGACCGGGCCCCAGATCGAACAGATCCTCGAGCGCATGGCGGCCTTCGTCAACGGCGGCAGCGCCACCCGCACCCAGGACGCGCTCGAACAGCTGGTCGCGATGATGCCGGCGGACCCCGCCGAGACCAGCTCCCTGGCCGCGCAACTGGGCACCGACCTGGCGGCCACCGTCGAGCACCTGCCCGACCTGGACCGCATGATCGCCGCCACCGACGCGGTGAGCGCACGGCTGCACCGGATGCGCGAGGAGGTGGGGTTCCTGTTCTCCGAGACCGCGCGCCGCCGCCTGGACCGGGTGCCGCAGTTCATGACCGCCGTGCTCAATGTCGTCATCGACGTCAACACCCTCACCACCGGGCTGGACTGGCTGATCCCGCGCCTGCCGCACATCAACGAGGCGCTGGAGAAGGCGGCCACGCTGCTGCGCGAACCGAGCCCCGACGCCAGCACCTGGGCGGGCAACGGTGCGCGGCTGTCGGAGCTGATGACCGGCAAGGTGGTGCCGTTCCTGGGGGCGCCCGCCCTGAACGTGCGCCGCATCGGGGTCACCGGCAGCCCGAGCGGTGAGGTGGACGCGCTGATCCTGCTGCGGCTGATCGGAGTGCTGCCGTGA